Proteins from a single region of Gordonia hongkongensis:
- a CDS encoding type II toxin-antitoxin system PemK/MazF family toxin, translating to MTSRNARPALRPTTDLARTISYSPDLDGDADPGEIVWTWVAYEDDPNQGKDRPVLVVGRDARADRSDTVLGLMLSSKDHRDDGNWLPLGSGAWDSQGRPSFVRLDRVLVVDDDGIRREGAILDRTTFDAVAQELRGHYGWR from the coding sequence GTGACCAGTCGCAACGCCCGGCCCGCACTTCGGCCGACAACCGATCTCGCCCGCACCATCAGCTATTCCCCCGACCTCGACGGCGACGCCGACCCCGGCGAGATCGTGTGGACCTGGGTCGCCTACGAGGACGACCCGAACCAGGGAAAGGACCGGCCGGTCCTGGTCGTCGGCCGGGACGCCCGGGCCGACCGGTCCGACACCGTGCTCGGGCTCATGCTGTCGAGCAAGGACCACCGGGACGACGGCAACTGGCTTCCCCTCGGGTCGGGCGCATGGGATTCCCAGGGCCGGCCGAGCTTCGTGCGCCTCGACCGTGTACTCGTCGTCGACGACGACGGCATCCGCCGGGAAGGCGCGATCCTCGACCGCACGACGTTCGACGCCGTCGCCCAGGAACTCCGCGGGCACTACGGCTGGCGGTGA
- a CDS encoding transglutaminase family protein, with amino-acid sequence MSWRLRVVHSTGFAYHSPVTSSYNEARLTPRSDARQNVIVNRVETVPATRSYRYTDYWGTAVTAFDLHAPHNELEVSGLSVVETEAGQRPDVEDQVSWDDMNSDHVIDRYDEMLSYTPYVARNRSLLSTAKKVTKGLTPEEAVEAVCRFIHTEMEYVPGTTGVHTTAVDAWTDRKGVCQDYAHLTLLMLRGLGIPARYVSGYLHPEPDAEIDKTVQGQSHAWIEAWTGGWWGYDPTNDTPITEQHVSVGVGRDYADVSPLKGIYTGGGATDLDVIVEITRLA; translated from the coding sequence GTGAGCTGGCGTCTGCGTGTTGTCCATTCCACGGGCTTCGCCTACCACAGTCCGGTCACCTCGTCGTACAACGAAGCCCGGCTCACCCCGCGCAGCGACGCCCGCCAGAACGTGATCGTCAACCGGGTCGAGACCGTCCCGGCGACGAGGTCCTACCGGTACACCGACTACTGGGGTACCGCGGTCACCGCCTTCGATCTGCACGCGCCGCACAACGAACTCGAGGTCTCGGGGCTGTCGGTCGTCGAAACCGAGGCCGGACAACGCCCCGACGTGGAGGATCAGGTCTCGTGGGACGACATGAACAGCGATCACGTCATCGACCGGTATGACGAGATGCTGTCTTACACACCGTATGTCGCCCGCAACCGGTCACTGCTGTCGACCGCGAAGAAGGTGACCAAGGGGCTCACCCCCGAGGAGGCGGTCGAGGCGGTGTGTCGCTTCATCCACACCGAGATGGAGTACGTCCCCGGCACGACGGGCGTGCACACCACCGCGGTCGACGCGTGGACCGACCGCAAGGGCGTGTGTCAGGACTACGCGCACCTCACCCTGCTGATGCTCCGCGGGCTGGGCATTCCCGCCCGGTACGTGTCGGGGTATCTCCATCCCGAACCCGACGCCGAGATCGACAAGACGGTGCAGGGTCAGAGTCACGCCTGGATCGAGGCGTGGACGGGCGGCTGGTGGGGCTACGACCCGACCAACGACACCCCGATCACCGAGCAGCATGTGTCGGTGGGCGTGGGTCGTGACTACGCCGATGTGTCGCCGCTGAAGGGTATCTACACCGGCGGCGGCGCGACCGACCTCGACGTCATCGTCGAGATCACCCGGCTCGCCTAG